The following coding sequences are from one Panicum hallii strain FIL2 chromosome 5, PHallii_v3.1, whole genome shotgun sequence window:
- the LOC112895316 gene encoding photosystem II reaction center PSB28 protein, chloroplastic, producing MAAVMKALAVGSPVSARAQPRKCVAGAASQQQSLQSSFNGVSLQCRRSSRPRPCGTPRSSPVQVVMMAKPSIQFIQGTDEQTIPDVRLTKSRDGTNGVAIFTFEQPSVFDSSAELGDITGFYMIDEEGVLQSVDVSAKFVNGKPARIEAKYVMRTPREWDRFMRFMERYSQANGLQFVKN from the exons ATGGCCGCAGTGATGAAGGCTCTCGCCGTTGGCTCGCCGGTCTCGGCACGGGCACAGCCCCGTAAGTGCGTTGCAG GTGCCGCTAGCCAGCAGCAGAGCCTGCAGTCGTCCTTCAACGGCGTGTCCCTGCAGTGCCGGCGGTCGTCGCGGCCGCGGCCGTGCGGCACACCCCGGTCGTCGCCGGTGCAGGTGGTGATGATGGCAAAGCCGTCGATCCAGTTCATCCAGGGCACGGACGAGCAGACGATCCCTGACGTGCGGCTGACCAAGTCCCGGGACGGCACCAACGGCGTGGCCATCTTCACCTTCGAGCAGCCGTCGGTGTTCGACTCGTCGGCGGAGCTGGGTGACATCACGGGGTTCTACATGATCGACGAGGAGGGCGTGCTGCAGTCGGTGGACGTCAGCGCCAAGTTCGTCAACGGGAAGCCGGCGCGGATCGAGGCCAAGTACGTCATGCGCACGCCCCGGGAGTGGGACCGCTTCATGCGCTTCATGGAGCGCTACTCCCAGGCCAACGGCCTCCAGTTCGTCAAGAACTGA
- the LOC112895314 gene encoding pentatricopeptide repeat-containing protein At4g19220, mitochondrial has product MRRQTPSLLAAKFLSISSVLRPPVVLAARASSQHAPAADAHRLLDETPGRRAGAIVRALTASSSTADANVIASLHCASVKSGAVLDPPVRTSLLTAYARARDAGAAQALFGEAVAPDVILWNAAINALTLSRRHDDAVALFRRMACELGEFDSTTVVVMLSGASRAGNLGHGMALHGMAAKKCLDAGHLSLWNALVDMYAKCGDFYSSEVGFQRMPCRDTTSWNSVISGSIFNGLAEVSAWYFKEMTRSIFQPNEVSLSSVLSACSRLDDLFSFGESVHSCAVKLGYEDTTSCSVANSLTTFYYEFRLPEAAVKVFASNLNKNLVSWNAMIKGLVENDRVSEALIALWEMRLENQPDVATLVTIISGCGDQGLVSEGKAVHGYIHRKGFLHEEPSIGNSLLDFYLKCNEPSTASLLFRTMPRRDLISWNTMISGYSRNDSLREEAQSMFKGLLSEGLHCSLTTMLAIIPSCSSAEELSFGKSLHSFSLKYGFASEVSAVNALIHMYINCGDPLAAFLLIERIIPVSDIVSWNTIIVGCTQNGLYKDALEAFQFMHSSLPINPDSITLVSILSACGNLNLQSLGKSIHCMILKQLLASNLRVKNALLAMYFRYGDTKSAELVFYSMGEKNLCSWNCMISGFVQNNNGWRALQFYRKMEDCVPSEISIVGIICACTQLGDYRQGKSIHGHVVRSGLQKNVFISASLVDMYCKCGRLDIAVRVFEASAEKSIAGWNSMISAFGFHGHGLRSIELFWKMIDSGTKATRSTFIALLSACSHSGLIDEGWKYYHLMSEKFGIIPTPEHHVCIVDMLGRAGRLQEAHRFVESLSSQQAHGVWGALLNACSSKSELKMGESIARHLLNLEPENSGYYVTISNLYAYRDMWSGAVQVRSILQDKGLMKPRGHSIVG; this is encoded by the coding sequence ATGCGACGCCAAACTCCGAGCCTACTGGCCGCCAAATTTCTCTCGATCTCGTCGGTTCTCAGGCCTCCGGTAGTCCTCGCCGCCCGAGCATCCTCCCAACATGCGCCCGCGGCCGACGCCCACCGCCTGCTCGACGAAACGCCGGGCAGGAGGGCCGGCGCCATCGTGCGCGCCCTCACCGCGTCCTCCTCCACCGCGGACGCAAACGTCATCGCGTCCCTCCACTGTGCCTCTGTCAAGTCGGGCGCCGTGCTGGACCCGCCCGTGCGCACGTCCCTGCTCACGGCTTACGCCAGGGCGCGCGACGCGGGCGCCGCGCAGGCGCTGTTCGGCGAGGCCGTCGCCCCCGACGTGATCCTGTGGAATGCGGCCATCAACGCCTTGACGCTGAGTCGCCGGCACGACGATGCCGTGGCTCTTTTTCGGCGGATGGCTTGCGAGCTCGGGGAGTTTGATTCGACGACGGTGGTCGTCATGCTGTCGGGTGCATCCCGCGCGGGTAACCTGGGGCATGGGATGGCGCTTCATGGCATGGCGGCGAAGAAGTGCCTCGATGCCGGTCACCTGAGCCTGTGGAACGCCCTTGTTGACATGTATGCAAAATGTGGCGATTTTTACTCCTCAGAGGTTGGGTTTCAGAGGATGCCCTGCAGGGACACCACCTCATGGAACTCTGTGATAAGTGGAAGCATTTTTAACGGACTTGCTGAGGTTTCAGCATGGTACTTCAAGGAAATGACCCGTTCCATCTTTCAGCCAAATGAGGTGAGCCTCTCTTCTGTCCTCTCAGCTTGCTCTCGTCTGGATGATCTCTTCTCCTTTGGGGAGTCAGTTCATAGCTGTGCGGTCAAACTTGGTTATGAGGACACTACATCTTGCTCCGTGGCTAATTCCCTGACGACATTCTATTATGAGTTTAGGCTGCCAGAGGCTGCAGTGAAGGTATTTGCCAGCAATTTGAACAAGAATTTGGTATCATGGAATGCTATGATCAAGGGGCTGGTCGAGAATGACAGAGTAAGCGAAGCCCTTATTGCTTTGTGGGAAATGAGATTGGAGAACCAGCCAGATGTTGCCACTTTGGTCACCATAATTTCAGGTTGTGGTGATCAAGGCCTAGTTTCTGAAGGAAAAGCAGTTCATGGATACATACACAGAAAAGGATTTCTTCATGAGGAGCCGTCCATAGGGAACAGTTTACTTGATTTCTATTTGAAATGCAATGAGCCATCTACAGCGAGCCTGTTGTTTAGGACAATGCCAAGAAGAGACTTGATATCGTGGAACACAATGATTTCTGGTTACTCAAGAAATGATTCACTGAGAGAAGAGGCACAATCAATGTTCAAAGGGTTGCTTTCTGAGGGCTTGCACTGTAGCCTGACCACTATGCTAGCTATCATACCTTCATGCTCTAGTGCGGAAGAACTTAGCTTTGGCAAATCACTTCATTCTTTCAGCTTGAAGTATGGATTTGCTAGTGAAGTTTCAGCTGTTAATGCGTTGATACACATGTATATAAACTGTGGTGACCCATTGGCTGCTTTTTTGCTGATAGAAAGAATAATACCGGTGTCAGATATTGTTTCATGGAATACAATCATAGTTGGTTGTACTCAGAATGGACTCTACAAAGATGCATTGGAAGCCTTCCAGTTCATGCATTCCTCTTTGCCTATAAACCCTGACAGTATTACATTAGTTAGCATCTTATCGGCATGTGGAAACCTTAATCTGCAGTCACTAGGGAAATCTATCCACTGCATGATCTTGAAGCAATTGCTTGCTTCCAACTTGAGGGTGAAAAATGCATTGTTAGCCATGTACTTCCGCTATGGAGATACTAAAAGTGCTGAGTTAGTTTTCTATAGCATGGGAGAGAAAAATTTGTGCTCCTGGAATTGTATGATCTCTGGTTTCGTGCAGAATAACAATGGATGGAGGGCATTGCAGTTCTATCGGAAGATGGAAGACTGTGTACCAAGTGAAATATCCATAGTCGGTATTATATGTGCCTGCACACAACTTGGGGATTATAGACAAGGAAAGAGCATACATGGGCATGTGGTCAGGTCTGGTCTGCAAAAAAATGTTTTTATTTCAGCATCACTTGTTGATATGTATTGCAAGTGTGGAAGACTGGATATTGCTGTCAGAGTATTTGAAGCTTCTGCTGAAAAATCAATTGCTGGATGGAACTCCATGATATCAGCCTTTGGTTTCCATGGCCATGGATTGAGATCCATAGAACTTTTCTGGAAGATGATTGATTCTGGAACAAAAGCAACGAGAAGCACTTTTATTGCTCTTTTATCAGCTTGCAGTCACTCTGGGCTTATTGATGAAGGATGGAAGTATTACCACCTTATGTCAGAAAAATTTGGGATTATCCCAACACCAGAACATCATGTGTGCATTGTAGACATGCTTGGGCGGGCTGGTCGGCTGCAGGAAGCACACAGATTTGTGGAGAGCTTATCATCCCAGCAAGCACATGGTGTTTGGGGTGCATTGCTAAATGCTTGCAGTAGCAAGAGTGAACTCAAGATGGGTGAATCCATCGCGAGGCATTTGCTAAATTTGGAGCCTGAAAATAGTGGATATTATGTAACTATTTCGAACCTTTATGCGTATAGAGACATGTGGAGTGGTGCTGTCCAAGTAAGGAGCATTTTGCAAGATAAAGGATTGATGAAGCCCCGTGGTCATAGCATTGTTGGTTAA
- the LOC112895371 gene encoding vegetative cell wall protein gp1-like has translation MARTRARGRLLLAVLAAVLALHHAPSCAAAAALRASSISAAPAHAPLPRLPRQHGHPHSAPPPAVSLSPDIMPVLPSPAEDGAAAPPSDAEPTIPSSPSPPNPDALEPNSALAPFGYAPAVAAQSPAPPPAPVAAVAWALPVALLAMWSV, from the coding sequence ATGGCGaggacgcgcgcgcgcggccgtcTCCTCCTCGCCGTCCTCGCGGCCGTGCTGGCGCTCCACCACGCGCCGtcctgcgccgccgcggccgcgctccGGGCGTCGTCCATCTCCGCGGcgcccgcgcacgcgccgctCCCGCGGCTCCCCAGGCAGCACGGCCACCCCCACTCCGCACCCCCGCCGGCGGTGTCGCTGTCGCCGGACATTATGCCCGTGCTGCCCTCCCCCGCAGAggacggcgccgccgcgccgccgtccgacGCGGAGCCCACCATCCCGTCCAGCCCGAGCCCGCCCAACCCGGACGCGCTCGAGCCCAACTCGGCCCTCGCGCCCTTCGGCTACgcgcccgccgtcgccgcgcagtcccccgcgccgccgccggccccggtggcggccgtggcgtggGCGCTCCCCGTGGCGCTGCTGGCCATGTGGTCGGTGTAG
- the LOC112894390 gene encoding uncharacterized protein LOC112894390, protein MEMPRRRKPLLLLAVSVLVLAWPASCADPVLFPVAKDAATSLYTIPVRDGANHVIDLAGPLLWSTCASDHLPAKFSCGDPVCKLANAYRPPGCREAGQPCKQQCKAYPYNPITGQCAAASLIHTRLVANTTDGKNPLRQVSVRAVAACAPRKLLARLPRDAAGVAGLAASGLALPAQVAASQRVTSKFMLCLPRRDEGVAIFGGGPLFLLPESAIGDFTYTTLLSKRGSSSYYLPVKAVAVGKARVPLPRDALATGGVVLGTTAPYTALRADVYRPLVDAFDKALTREWNNTRRVAAVAPFELCYDSKTLPGPTRIGWLVPDIDLVLEGGKTNWTFSGLSSMVDVNNFAASCLGFVEMKPEKGGYGGAPAVVIGGFQMENHVLQFDLERRRLGFARVPFYTSCSNFNFTRTG, encoded by the coding sequence ATGGAGATGCCACGGCGGCGCAAGCCCCTGCTCCTCTTGGCCGTCTCGGTGCTCGTGCTGGCGTGGCCAGCCTCGTGCGCCGACCCCGTGCTCTTCCCGGTGGCCAAGGACGCCGCCACCTCCCTCTACACCATCCCCGTCAGGGACGGCGCCAACCACGTCATCGACCTCGCCGGCCCGCTCCTCTGGTCCACGTGCGCCAGCGACCACTTGCCGGCAAAGTTCTCGTGCGGAGACCCGGTCTGCAAGCTCGCCAACGCCTACCGTCCCCCAGGCTGCCGTGAGGCCGGCCAGCCCTGCAAGCAGCAGTGCAAGGCGTACCCGTACAACCCCATCACGGGGCAGTGCGCCGCCGCGAGCCTGATCCACACGAGGCTCGTCGCCAACACCACCGACGGCAAGAACCCGCTCCGGCAGGTCTCCGTCCGGGCCGTGGCGGCGTGCGCGCCGAGGAAGCTCCTGGCGAGGCTGCCCAGGGACGCCGCGGGCGTCGCGGGGCTCGCGGCGTCCGGTCTTGCGCTGCCGGCGCAGGTCGCGGCGTCGCAGCGCGTCACCAGCAAGTTCATGCTCTGCCTCCCGAGGCGCGACGAGGGCGTGGCCATCTTCGGCGGGGGGccgctcttcctcctcccggAGTCGGCCATCGGGGACTTCACGTACACCACGTTGCTCAGCAAGAGAGGCAGCTCCAGCTACTACCTTCCCGTGAAGGCCGTCGCCGTCGGCAAAGCGCGGGTGCCCCTCCCCAGGGACGCGCTCGCCACCGGCGGAGTCGTGCTCGGCACCACGGCGCCGTACACCGCGCTCCGGGCCGACGTGTACCGCCCGTTGGTGGACGCGTTCGACAAGGCCCTGACGCGGGAGTGGAACAACACCAGgagagtggcggcggtggcgccctTCGAGCTGTGCTACGATTCGAAGACGCTCCCTGGTCCGACCCGGATCGGCTGGCTTGTCCCGGACATCGACCTCGTGCTCGAGGGTGGAAAGACCAACTGGACGTTCAGCGGCCTCAGCTCTATGGTGGAcgtcaacaacttcgcggcgtCGTGCCTCGGGTTCGTCGAGATGAAGCCGGAGAAGGGCGGGtacggcggggcgccggcggtggtgATCGGAGGGTTCCAGATGGAGAACCACGTCCTGCAGTTCGACCTGGAGAGGCGGCGGCTTGGGTTTGCCAGGGTGCCCTTTTATACGTCGTGCAGTAACTTCAATTTCACACGGACTGGCTAG